The uncultured Desulfuromonas sp. genome has a segment encoding these proteins:
- a CDS encoding molybdopterin-dependent oxidoreductase: protein MNYQQAQHMAQALGEQVVPTVCGMCGPGGPGGGCGIYAFVKNGWFTRVAGMDESPVNRGAVCAKGHAAPQWVYSPDRLTTPLRRVGRKGEGKFEAISWDEAIDEIADVLTRQKEQFGPESLAIVTPAKRNYNDYLQRFLTVHGSPNYGHSGICAMQRGFAFSHTIGCWPQADYQNSDLIIYWGRQPFYSGPVARPARAFFDARERGATLVAIKPSMEPDGGLVDQWLAIRPGSDTALALALLHVVIRDGLIDRDFVDQWCYGFDELTAHVRQFSPEWAARLTGIDADRIETLARLYATTPRATIDLGNGVEHAPSASDTIRAVAMLMAITGHLDRPGTNLLSAAGPKSAVTLPERYTPELIDKLVCPEFPKAFQPFNEGPSSAYYGVIESILTEDPYPIRCLITPGTQPAVSNRGTRNVLAALEKLDFFVVVDVMRTAEMDYADIVIPTATVYESDHPFHQVPGWLMANNPVIAPLGPYKSTIEFFLDLAGRMGYGADFWQGDCQRAMDEQLAGLDLTAQELRDASCGIFRPPPPVRYEKYAEVFSKRSSALGHPPLLPQHKVALYSTTFAEAGYAPMPEWREVPEGLTATPELTPEFPLLLSDYHTSKSFSASWQRNVPLLREVEPDPLLHIHPETAKKYDIADQAWIRLTSPHGWLKVKAGYYPGIRRDTVMLLHGWWQGCKELGRADMPLTDGGANVNLLYTVDRDKACDPLIWAMASQTLVKVETWRETA, encoded by the coding sequence ATGAATTATCAGCAAGCACAACATATGGCCCAGGCTCTCGGTGAACAGGTGGTGCCCACCGTGTGCGGCATGTGCGGTCCGGGTGGCCCCGGCGGCGGCTGCGGTATTTATGCCTTTGTCAAGAACGGCTGGTTCACCCGCGTGGCCGGCATGGATGAATCCCCGGTCAATCGCGGCGCGGTATGCGCTAAAGGCCATGCCGCGCCGCAGTGGGTCTATTCCCCGGACCGGCTGACCACGCCGTTGCGCCGTGTCGGTCGTAAGGGAGAAGGCAAGTTTGAGGCGATCAGCTGGGATGAGGCCATTGATGAGATCGCAGACGTGCTCACGCGCCAGAAAGAGCAGTTCGGCCCCGAATCCCTGGCCATTGTCACGCCGGCCAAACGCAACTATAACGATTATCTGCAGCGCTTTTTGACCGTCCACGGCAGTCCCAACTATGGCCACAGCGGCATTTGCGCCATGCAGCGCGGTTTTGCCTTTTCCCATACCATCGGCTGCTGGCCGCAGGCCGACTACCAGAATAGCGATCTGATTATTTACTGGGGACGCCAGCCGTTTTACTCCGGACCGGTGGCCCGTCCGGCGCGGGCCTTTTTTGATGCGCGTGAGCGTGGTGCCACTCTGGTCGCCATCAAACCGTCCATGGAGCCGGACGGCGGCCTGGTCGACCAGTGGCTGGCGATTCGTCCGGGTTCCGATACCGCCCTGGCACTGGCTTTGCTCCATGTGGTGATCCGTGACGGCCTTATCGACCGGGACTTCGTCGACCAATGGTGTTATGGGTTTGATGAACTGACCGCCCATGTCCGTCAATTCTCTCCCGAGTGGGCGGCACGGCTCACCGGCATTGATGCCGATCGGATCGAAACGCTGGCCCGACTCTATGCGACCACGCCGCGCGCGACCATTGACCTCGGCAACGGTGTCGAGCATGCGCCGTCGGCCAGCGATACGATTCGCGCCGTGGCCATGCTCATGGCCATCACCGGACATCTGGATCGGCCGGGCACCAATCTGTTGTCGGCGGCCGGTCCGAAAAGCGCCGTCACCTTGCCGGAGCGCTATACCCCGGAGTTGATCGACAAGCTGGTGTGCCCGGAATTCCCCAAGGCCTTCCAGCCGTTCAATGAAGGACCGTCCTCGGCCTACTACGGTGTGATCGAGAGTATATTGACCGAAGATCCTTATCCGATCCGCTGCCTGATCACACCGGGGACTCAGCCTGCGGTCAGCAACCGCGGCACGCGCAATGTGTTGGCGGCGTTGGAAAAACTTGATTTCTTCGTGGTGGTGGATGTGATGCGCACCGCGGAGATGGATTACGCTGATATCGTCATTCCGACCGCCACGGTGTATGAAAGCGATCATCCGTTTCATCAGGTGCCGGGCTGGCTGATGGCCAACAATCCGGTGATTGCGCCCCTTGGGCCGTATAAATCGACCATCGAATTTTTCCTCGACCTGGCCGGGCGCATGGGCTATGGCGCCGATTTCTGGCAGGGCGACTGTCAACGGGCCATGGACGAACAACTGGCGGGCCTTGACCTGACTGCGCAAGAACTGCGTGATGCGTCGTGCGGCATCTTTCGCCCGCCACCACCGGTGCGCTATGAAAAATACGCCGAAGTGTTCAGCAAGCGCAGTTCGGCGTTGGGCCATCCTCCGTTGTTGCCGCAGCACAAGGTGGCACTGTATTCGACCACGTTTGCCGAAGCCGGCTATGCACCGATGCCCGAGTGGCGTGAGGTCCCGGAGGGGTTGACGGCCACCCCGGAGCTGACACCGGAATTTCCACTGCTGCTCTCCGATTATCACACCTCAAAGAGTTTCAGTGCGTCGTGGCAGCGCAATGTGCCGTTGCTGCGCGAGGTGGAGCCGGACCCGCTGTTGCACATTCATCCCGAGACCGCGAAAAAGTATGACATCGCTGATCAGGCCTGGATTCGCCTGACGTCGCCTCATGGCTGGCTGAAGGTCAAGGCCGGGTATTATCCGGGCATTCGCCGTGATACGGTGATGTTGCTGCACGGCTGGTGGCAGGGCTGCAAGGAGCTGGGGCGCGCCGACATGCCGCTGACTGACGGCGGCGCCAATGTCAATCTGCTCTATACGGTGGATCGTGACAAGGCCTGTGATCCGCTGATTTGGGCCATGGCCAGCCAGACTCTGGTCAAGGTCGAGACATGGAGGGAGACGGCATGA
- the mobB gene encoding molybdopterin-guanine dinucleotide biosynthesis protein B, protein MTQPILCALSGWSGSGKTTLACAVVRYLERRYRMRVGVIKHDGHSFPADVSGSDTCRLAEAGAVRTVLFGEDGLVVRETEKQPPSMAALIERFGADLDVLLLEGFKTADVDKIEVYRASQGKTPLFTQPDRYPRVVAVATDKPLAESVAAPQQLDLNCPEQIAEFILKRNGVALKVSA, encoded by the coding sequence ATGACGCAACCGATTCTGTGTGCTTTGAGCGGCTGGTCCGGCAGTGGCAAAACCACGCTGGCCTGTGCCGTTGTGCGTTATCTGGAACGTCGCTACCGGATGCGGGTTGGTGTGATCAAACACGATGGCCATAGCTTTCCTGCCGATGTCAGTGGTTCCGACACCTGTCGGCTGGCAGAGGCCGGAGCCGTGCGCACCGTACTGTTTGGTGAAGATGGCCTGGTGGTGCGTGAAACGGAAAAACAGCCGCCCTCCATGGCGGCATTGATTGAGCGCTTTGGTGCGGACCTGGATGTGTTGTTGCTTGAGGGGTTTAAAACCGCGGACGTCGATAAAATCGAGGTGTACCGCGCCAGCCAGGGCAAGACTCCCTTATTCACCCAGCCGGACCGTTATCCACGCGTGGTTGCCGTGGCCACGGACAAGCCTCTGGCGGAGAGTGTCGCGGCACCACAACAACTTGATCTCAATTGCCCGGAACAGATTGCCGAATTTATTCTTAAACGCAATGGCGTAGCTCTCAAGGTGAGCGCATGA
- a CDS encoding molybdopterin molybdotransferase MoeA has translation MSPASYPDALRALLAAVSPLPTETICVGDALYRITAETVLTPQPLPNSRRSAVDGFALADVNRRQWRIVGSRAAGDLATEPLADDDALAVMTGGGVPDNAQAVVRVEDTHQFGETLSLSDDVVARGNINEIGNEVSVGQELLADGCRIDAIRHSTLCYAGVRELSVYRPLRVGVMLSGPELLAPGDPPRPGAGYECHRALLQPILEQLGCRCTFVGPVADQPQLIRDTVEELAQQHDLIVTSGGVSMGKYDFVRPLLHQQEFELVIDRTKIKPGSPLLAARRGEQLFVAMPGYPAAFLVNLFMYLVPVIKRLAGWRRHATLWREEVLAAPLSGRAGRSDMIRIQRQAQTVVPLADQLTSHYCGFAQAEGLAWLDETRSQAATGETVAVCWFHALLNDGGH, from the coding sequence ATGTCACCTGCTTCTTATCCTGACGCTCTGCGCGCTCTTCTGGCTGCGGTCTCTCCGCTGCCGACGGAGACGATTTGCGTTGGTGATGCGCTGTACCGGATCACGGCTGAAACGGTGTTGACGCCACAGCCTTTGCCGAACAGTCGCCGCAGTGCCGTGGACGGGTTTGCGCTCGCTGATGTGAATCGACGTCAGTGGCGGATCGTCGGCAGTCGCGCCGCGGGTGATCTGGCGACGGAACCTTTGGCCGATGACGATGCTCTGGCCGTGATGACCGGAGGGGGCGTTCCCGACAATGCTCAGGCTGTCGTGCGCGTTGAGGATACCCATCAATTTGGCGAGACCTTGAGCCTGTCGGATGATGTGGTTGCCCGTGGAAATATTAACGAGATCGGTAATGAAGTGTCGGTCGGCCAGGAACTGCTGGCTGACGGTTGCCGGATCGATGCGATCCGTCACAGTACCTTGTGTTATGCCGGCGTACGGGAATTGTCCGTTTATCGGCCGTTGCGGGTGGGGGTGATGCTGTCGGGGCCGGAACTGCTGGCTCCAGGTGATCCGCCGCGCCCCGGCGCCGGTTATGAGTGTCACCGGGCTCTGTTGCAGCCGATTCTCGAGCAATTGGGCTGCCGGTGTACGTTTGTCGGTCCGGTCGCGGATCAGCCTCAGCTTATCCGTGACACCGTGGAAGAATTAGCGCAGCAGCATGATCTCATTGTGACCAGTGGCGGCGTGTCGATGGGCAAATACGACTTTGTTCGCCCCTTGCTGCACCAACAGGAGTTTGAGCTGGTCATTGATCGGACCAAAATCAAACCGGGCAGTCCGTTGCTGGCGGCAAGACGTGGTGAGCAATTGTTTGTCGCCATGCCCGGATATCCAGCGGCGTTTCTGGTTAATCTGTTTATGTATCTGGTGCCGGTGATCAAACGGCTGGCCGGCTGGCGGCGTCATGCCACCCTGTGGCGTGAGGAGGTCTTGGCGGCTCCTCTGAGCGGGCGGGCCGGACGCAGTGACATGATTCGGATTCAACGGCAGGCCCAAACAGTCGTTCCCCTGGCGGATCAATTGACCTCGCATTATTGCGGATTTGCTCAGGCCGAGGGCCTGGCCTGGCTGGATGAAACCCGTTCTCAGGCTGCAACGGGTGAAACGGTGGCGGTATGCTGGTTTCATGCGCTGTTGAATGACGGAGGGCACTGA
- a CDS encoding transglutaminase family protein, with protein sequence MSIRVACHHVTRYLFDRPVSLSPHILRLRPAPHCRTPILSYSMKVTPEEHFLNWQQDAFGNYLARLVFPEKSRELSIDIEVIADMTSYNPFDFFVEEYAENYPFDYTEQEQQELAPYLKCADAGPLLQKWLDAVDRSEKNTVDFVVELNQRLQQQINYSVRMEPGVQSCETTLEREIGSCRDTAWLLVEILRHLGLAARFVSGYLIQLTADEKSLDGPSGPEADFTDLHAWTEVYVPGAGWVGLDPTSGLLAGEGHIPLACTPTPASAAPLTGATDPCEVTFEHSNSVKRIHEDPRVTKPYSDEQWQSIDALGRMVDEELTENDVRLTMGGEPTFVSIDDMDGAEWNSRADGPHKRQLAHDLTLRLRDAFAKGGLLHFGQGKWYPGEPLPRWAYSCFWRKDGVALWQDPALLADIQHDYGATPAKAEEFSRELTRRLGLREAYLTPGYEDTLYWLWKEGSMPDNIDPTKADLKDGRERRALAKVLSHGLDTPVGFALPLQWDRFAERWKSGPWDFRRERMFLIPGDSGMGLRLPLDSLPWIAPDKKEIDSPPSLFDDLPELPDRASLDAATSLDKDPVEMPEPNYVDVPHTALCIEAREGRLYLFMPPLTTLESYITLLAAIEACAAHLKLPVVIEGYEPPRDWRLERFNVTPDPGVIEVNIHPSTNWQELVEHTTVLYEQARLSRLGTEKFMLDGRHTGTGGGNHITLGGPTPADSPMLRRPDVLRSLITFWQHHPGLSYLFSGVFIGPTSQAPRIDEARDDALYELEIAFSRIPKGEVVAPWLVDRLLRNLLIDVTGNTHRAEFCIDKLYSPDSPTGRLGIVELRGFEMPPHARMSLVQNLLIRTLLARFWKEPYHHDLIRWGTTLHDRYLLPWFVRQDLKEVVDDLNRSGYPFQLEWFDPFFEFRFPRYGTVQIDAMELELRFAIEPWHVLGEEVSSQGMSRFVDSSTERLQVFVRHFTEGRHVITCNGRRLPMISTGRQGEFVAGVRYRAWQPPSALHPTIAPHSPLVFDIIDTWNGRSIGGCAYHVSHPGGRNYDVFPVNAITAESRRRDLFNTTEHTSGPLQPQPHMETLGKFFTHGEAPAPMSPAVEEVNEEFPCTLDLRRQ encoded by the coding sequence ATGTCGATCCGTGTTGCGTGTCACCATGTCACCCGTTACCTGTTTGACCGTCCCGTCAGTCTGTCCCCTCATATCCTGCGCCTGCGCCCCGCGCCCCATTGCCGCACCCCGATCCTGTCCTATTCCATGAAGGTGACGCCGGAAGAGCATTTTCTTAACTGGCAACAGGATGCCTTCGGTAACTATCTGGCGCGGCTGGTGTTCCCGGAAAAAAGTCGTGAGCTGAGCATCGACATCGAAGTCATCGCCGACATGACCTCCTACAATCCGTTTGATTTCTTTGTTGAGGAATACGCCGAGAATTATCCGTTTGACTACACAGAGCAGGAACAACAGGAACTGGCCCCCTATCTGAAATGCGCAGACGCCGGGCCACTGTTGCAGAAGTGGCTCGACGCTGTGGACCGCAGCGAGAAGAACACCGTCGATTTTGTCGTGGAGCTTAACCAGCGGTTGCAACAACAGATCAACTATTCGGTACGCATGGAACCGGGAGTGCAGAGCTGCGAAACCACCCTGGAACGAGAGATCGGCTCGTGCCGCGACACGGCCTGGCTGCTGGTGGAGATTCTGCGTCATCTCGGTCTGGCGGCGCGTTTTGTCAGCGGCTACCTGATCCAGTTGACCGCCGATGAGAAATCCCTCGATGGCCCGTCCGGACCGGAAGCCGATTTTACCGACCTGCATGCCTGGACCGAGGTCTATGTGCCCGGCGCCGGCTGGGTCGGCCTTGATCCCACCTCGGGGCTGCTGGCCGGAGAAGGACACATCCCGCTGGCCTGCACGCCGACCCCGGCCAGTGCCGCGCCGCTCACCGGGGCCACGGACCCGTGTGAAGTCACTTTCGAGCATAGCAACAGCGTCAAGCGCATCCACGAAGATCCGCGCGTCACCAAGCCGTACAGCGACGAGCAGTGGCAGAGCATTGATGCCCTGGGCCGGATGGTCGATGAGGAACTGACGGAAAACGATGTGCGCCTGACCATGGGCGGTGAGCCGACCTTTGTCTCCATCGACGACATGGACGGTGCTGAGTGGAACAGCCGCGCCGACGGCCCGCACAAACGGCAACTGGCGCATGATCTCACTCTGCGGCTGCGCGATGCCTTTGCCAAGGGCGGCCTGCTCCATTTCGGCCAGGGCAAGTGGTATCCGGGCGAGCCGCTGCCGCGCTGGGCCTACAGCTGTTTCTGGCGCAAGGACGGCGTGGCCCTGTGGCAGGACCCGGCGCTGCTGGCCGACATCCAACACGATTACGGCGCGACTCCGGCCAAAGCGGAAGAATTTTCCCGTGAACTGACCCGTCGCCTCGGTCTGCGCGAGGCTTATCTGACGCCCGGCTATGAAGACACCCTGTACTGGCTGTGGAAAGAGGGCAGCATGCCCGACAACATCGACCCGACCAAGGCCGACCTCAAGGATGGCCGCGAGCGGCGCGCCCTGGCCAAGGTGTTGTCCCACGGCCTTGATACGCCGGTGGGCTTTGCCCTGCCGCTGCAGTGGGATCGTTTTGCCGAGCGCTGGAAGAGTGGCCCGTGGGATTTCCGCCGCGAACGTATGTTTTTAATCCCCGGCGACTCGGGCATGGGCCTGCGCCTGCCGCTGGACAGCCTGCCGTGGATCGCCCCGGACAAAAAGGAGATCGACAGCCCGCCGAGCCTGTTTGACGACCTGCCGGAACTGCCGGATCGCGCCAGCCTCGACGCGGCAACATCTTTGGACAAAGACCCGGTCGAGATGCCGGAGCCCAACTACGTCGATGTGCCGCATACCGCACTGTGTATTGAAGCACGTGAGGGGCGGCTGTACCTCTTCATGCCGCCGCTGACGACACTGGAATCCTATATCACTCTCTTGGCCGCCATTGAGGCCTGCGCCGCCCATCTCAAATTGCCGGTGGTGATTGAAGGCTATGAGCCGCCGCGCGACTGGCGTCTGGAGCGGTTCAATGTCACGCCCGATCCCGGCGTCATTGAGGTCAATATCCACCCGTCAACCAACTGGCAGGAGCTGGTCGAACACACCACGGTGCTCTACGAACAGGCGCGCCTCAGCCGCCTGGGCACGGAAAAGTTCATGCTCGACGGCCGCCATACCGGAACCGGCGGCGGCAATCACATCACCCTCGGCGGCCCGACCCCGGCCGACAGTCCGATGCTGCGTCGTCCCGACGTGTTGCGCAGTCTGATCACCTTCTGGCAGCACCATCCGGGCTTGTCCTACCTGTTTTCCGGCGTGTTCATCGGCCCGACCAGTCAGGCACCACGCATTGACGAGGCCCGCGACGATGCGCTGTACGAGCTGGAGATCGCTTTCTCGCGCATCCCAAAAGGGGAAGTGGTGGCGCCGTGGCTGGTGGACCGGCTACTGCGCAACCTGCTCATTGATGTCACCGGCAACACCCACCGCGCCGAATTCTGCATCGACAAACTTTACTCGCCGGACAGCCCGACCGGCCGCCTCGGCATTGTCGAGCTGCGCGGCTTTGAAATGCCGCCCCACGCGCGCATGAGTCTGGTGCAGAATCTGTTGATCCGCACCCTGCTGGCGCGGTTCTGGAAAGAGCCGTATCACCACGACCTGATCCGTTGGGGTACCACCCTGCATGACCGCTACCTGCTGCCGTGGTTTGTGCGTCAGGATCTCAAAGAAGTGGTGGATGACCTCAACCGCTCCGGGTATCCGTTCCAGTTGGAATGGTTTGATCCGTTCTTCGAATTCCGCTTCCCGCGCTACGGCACGGTGCAGATCGACGCCATGGAATTGGAGCTGCGCTTTGCCATTGAGCCGTGGCATGTCCTCGGCGAAGAGGTATCGAGTCAGGGGATGTCGCGCTTTGTTGATTCGTCCACGGAACGTCTGCAGGTGTTTGTCCGCCACTTCACTGAAGGGCGTCACGTCATCACCTGTAACGGCCGTCGTCTGCCGATGATCAGCACCGGTCGCCAGGGAGAATTTGTCGCCGGGGTGCGTTACCGCGCCTGGCAGCCGCCATCGGCGCTGCATCCGACCATCGCCCCGCACAGTCCGCTGGTGTTCGACATCATCGACACCTGGAACGGCCGCTCCATCGGCGGCTGCGCCTACCATGTGTCCCATCCGGGCGGACGCAATTACGATGTGTTTCCGGTCAATGCCATTACTGCCGAGTCGCGGCGGCGCGATCTGTTCAACACCACTGAGCACACATCGGGGCCGTTGCAACCGCAACCGCACATGGAAACACTGGGCAAGTTCTTCACCCACGGCGAAGCCCCGGCACCCATGTCGCCAGCGGTCGAGGAGGTGAACGAAGAGTTCCCCTGTACGCTGGATTTACGGCGGCAGTAA
- a CDS encoding molybdenum cofactor guanylyltransferase translates to MARADISGVILAGGKSRRMGREKLFLDIGGQPLFERVLQPLRMLFDDVLVVANDAHRFERYRVPVVSDIYPGSALGGLYTGLARAATPWVFVCAADMPFVNLSLIRYLLTQTENCDIVVPVSDQGMEPLFACYSKRCLPMMKQALENRQYKIIDAWETLRVCEVPMAQFRHLPAIETAFINLNREEDVRYSQQLLTPKRG, encoded by the coding sequence ATGGCGAGAGCGGATATCAGCGGCGTGATTCTTGCCGGAGGGAAAAGTCGTCGCATGGGGCGGGAAAAGCTGTTTCTCGACATTGGCGGTCAGCCGCTGTTCGAGCGTGTTCTACAGCCGTTGCGGATGCTGTTTGATGACGTGCTGGTGGTTGCCAATGATGCGCACCGTTTTGAGCGCTACCGGGTTCCTGTGGTCAGCGATATTTATCCGGGCAGCGCTCTTGGCGGGCTTTATACCGGCTTGGCGCGTGCCGCAACCCCCTGGGTGTTTGTCTGCGCCGCGGATATGCCGTTTGTCAATCTGAGCCTGATCCGTTATCTGTTAACACAGACGGAGAATTGCGATATTGTGGTGCCGGTCAGTGATCAGGGCATGGAGCCTCTGTTTGCCTGTTATTCCAAGCGCTGTCTGCCGATGATGAAACAGGCATTGGAAAATCGTCAGTATAAAATTATCGATGCCTGGGAAACGTTGCGCGTATGCGAGGTCCCCATGGCGCAATTTCGACATCTTCCGGCGATTGAGACGGCATTTATCAATCTCAATCGCGAAGAAGATGTTCGTTACAGTCAGCAACTGCTCACCCCGAAACGGGGATAA
- a CDS encoding 4Fe-4S dicluster domain-containing protein: MMAAKERIIVFDPARCNQCHGCEIACKNWRGGQAGIFYRRVLPWWEEREGEDKVRTLSLSCLHCVEPACVSACPVAALRKSPDDGRVVVDEALCIGCGACVTACAYGVPQITTARLMKKCDLCSDQPFAAQPPCVDSCPGQALSLQEMSAEEKAAYERWCRGVVDRLPTKR; encoded by the coding sequence ATGATGGCGGCAAAGGAAAGGATAATTGTCTTTGATCCGGCACGCTGCAACCAGTGCCACGGCTGTGAAATCGCCTGTAAAAACTGGCGGGGAGGGCAGGCGGGTATCTTTTACCGCCGGGTGCTGCCGTGGTGGGAAGAGCGCGAAGGTGAGGACAAGGTGCGCACGTTATCGCTGTCCTGCCTGCATTGCGTTGAACCGGCCTGCGTGTCGGCCTGTCCGGTGGCGGCGCTGAGAAAAAGTCCCGACGACGGCCGCGTGGTGGTCGATGAGGCTCTGTGCATCGGTTGCGGCGCCTGCGTTACGGCCTGCGCCTATGGCGTTCCCCAGATCACCACCGCGCGGCTCATGAAGAAATGCGATCTGTGCAGCGACCAGCCGTTTGCCGCACAGCCGCCCTGCGTGGACAGCTGCCCCGGTCAGGCGCTGTCGCTGCAAGAGATGTCCGCGGAGGAAAAAGCGGCCTATGAGCGCTGGTGTCGTGGCGTGGTGGACCGCTTGCCGACAAAGAGGTGA
- a CDS encoding molybdopterin-binding protein translates to MEKLPIEKAIGRSLVHDLTEVNPYYRRKCVAFRRGHVVREEDLAELRRMGKMHLYVGSVDPGEVHEDQAALIMAPRLAGEGISHDSVAKEGKVSFRATTNGLFRVDVERLKHLNQLGVPSMPTIHDRFPVVEGKTVAAFRIIPLTCREAVLQQMLALCTTPLIHVAPYLVRQAAIVVTGSEVYSGTIEDRFVPRLSYKLQQLGVETVFSTVVPDDRQAIRRAVAEAEQASQLVLVTGGTSVDPDDVTHVAMEDVGVVFVSRGNPVQPGNHLSLGRKGQHVYCSVPAAALHFQTTALDLFLPRLLCGDFPSADELAAAGHGGLCHFCEPCVYPVCPFGRP, encoded by the coding sequence ATGGAAAAGTTACCTATTGAAAAAGCGATCGGTCGTTCTTTGGTCCATGACCTGACCGAAGTCAATCCCTACTACCGGCGCAAGTGTGTCGCATTTCGCCGTGGTCACGTGGTGCGTGAGGAAGATCTGGCCGAACTGCGGCGCATGGGTAAAATGCATCTTTATGTCGGCAGCGTCGATCCCGGCGAGGTGCATGAGGACCAGGCGGCCTTGATCATGGCGCCGCGCCTGGCCGGCGAGGGCATCAGCCACGATAGCGTCGCCAAAGAGGGCAAAGTCTCTTTTCGTGCCACCACGAACGGACTGTTCCGGGTGGATGTCGAGCGCCTGAAACATCTGAATCAGCTCGGCGTGCCCTCCATGCCGACCATTCATGACCGGTTCCCGGTGGTGGAGGGCAAGACCGTCGCGGCATTTCGCATCATTCCCCTGACCTGCCGGGAGGCGGTGCTCCAACAGATGTTGGCGCTGTGCACAACACCTTTGATTCATGTGGCTCCTTATCTGGTGCGGCAAGCCGCCATTGTTGTGACCGGCTCCGAGGTGTATTCCGGGACCATTGAAGATCGTTTTGTGCCGCGACTCAGCTATAAATTACAGCAGCTCGGGGTGGAAACGGTTTTTTCCACCGTGGTGCCGGATGACCGCCAGGCCATCCGTCGTGCTGTCGCCGAGGCAGAGCAGGCCTCGCAACTGGTGCTGGTCACCGGCGGCACCTCCGTGGATCCGGACGATGTCACCCACGTGGCCATGGAAGATGTCGGGGTTGTGTTTGTCAGCCGCGGTAATCCGGTGCAACCCGGCAACCACCTGAGCCTCGGTCGCAAGGGGCAACATGTCTATTGTTCGGTACCGGCCGCGGCGCTCCACTTTCAGACCACGGCGTTAGATCTGTTTTTGCCGCGCTTGCTGTGCGGTGATTTTCCCAGTGCCGATGAACTGGCCGCTGCCGGTCATGGCGGGTTGTGCCATTTCTGTGAACCCTGTGTCTATCCGGTGTGCCCTTTTGGGCGTCCGTAG
- the moaA gene encoding GTP 3',8-cyclase MoaA, translating into MTLVDPYQRTINYLRLSITDRCNLRCRYCRPHDLAANHSHRLLHDREIVFLAQQAIDLGVEKIRVTGGEPLVRPGVIGLLAQLRALVGLQHLVLTTNGLLLSRYAADLSSAGIKRINVSIDSLRHDRFHDITRGGSLEEWNYGIEAAEKAGLTVKLNVVVMAGVNDDEVVDFARFGSERGWTVRFIEYMPFSGDHYQAMDEQVLHERLDRAGFSLVALSSGPIAGPAREYALAGRAGKIGFISARSCPFCRQCNRLRITAYGEGRGCLFSSEGVNLKPALETFDRQQLKKQLLHLAAQKPQQYASLSQGEQVVMSAVGG; encoded by the coding sequence ATGACTCTGGTTGACCCCTATCAACGCACGATCAATTATTTGCGCCTGTCCATTACCGACCGGTGCAATTTACGCTGTCGTTATTGCCGGCCGCATGATCTGGCGGCAAATCATAGCCATCGACTGCTGCATGATCGGGAGATCGTGTTTTTGGCACAGCAGGCCATTGATCTCGGCGTGGAGAAGATTCGTGTGACCGGAGGGGAGCCTCTGGTGCGTCCCGGAGTGATTGGGCTGCTTGCTCAGCTCCGGGCTTTGGTGGGGCTGCAGCATCTGGTTCTGACCACCAATGGTCTGCTGCTGTCGCGTTATGCCGCTGATCTGTCTTCCGCCGGCATCAAGCGGATCAATGTCAGTATTGATTCGCTACGCCATGACCGATTTCACGACATTACCCGTGGGGGTTCACTGGAGGAGTGGAATTATGGCATCGAGGCCGCGGAAAAAGCCGGTTTAACGGTGAAACTCAATGTGGTGGTGATGGCCGGTGTCAACGATGATGAAGTCGTCGATTTTGCCCGGTTTGGCAGTGAACGGGGCTGGACCGTGCGTTTTATCGAATATATGCCGTTTTCCGGTGATCACTATCAGGCAATGGATGAACAGGTGTTGCACGAGCGACTTGACCGGGCCGGGTTTTCACTGGTGGCGTTGTCGTCCGGGCCCATTGCCGGTCCGGCGCGCGAATATGCTCTGGCCGGCCGAGCCGGGAAGATCGGCTTCATCTCGGCGCGTTCCTGTCCGTTTTGTCGGCAGTGCAACCGTCTGCGCATTACGGCTTACGGCGAAGGGCGCGGCTGCTTGTTCAGTTCGGAAGGGGTCAATTTGAAACCGGCCCTGGAGACGTTTGATCGTCAGCAGCTGAAAAAACAGCTGCTTCATCTGGCTGCTCAGAAACCACAGCAGTATGCTTCGCTCTCTCAGGGTGAACAGGTGGTCATGTCAGCCGTTGGTGGATAG